GCCATTTGCATGTCTTGTtagtcaattttatgtaatgttttatgtattgttatatgtaatgtatgtaaatggatgagacaataataaacaaatatatataccgGGCACGTCAACGAGAAATAAATTTGCATCTACCTTTGATCGATCACAGATAGACCACagtaaataatgtataaaaacaCACAATTAAGGTACTATCTGACTGGAAGTAAATGTCTTGGTAATGAATTATTACTTATTCCGTTAGAGAATAATTTCTTATGATCTGTGCGGTAACATATATGTTTGTGTTGATGGCTTAtaatcaatatttcaaatatatatatatttctttcttttttatttcagatacgTGTTTGTCATATTAGGAGGCAATAGCATCAATCGCAACACACAGTAAATCTTCAACGATTTGAAAACGATGGTGGAGGAACTATGGCAATGCGGCGTGGAAAAGAGTATTTGTGTGCTCTGTTTTAGAAAAGGGGACACTTTCCGTCTTTTACAGAAATTAATCAGTCAGATTCAATAAAATTCGAAGATCTGTCAAAGAAATGTTgaaaacatatctaaagaagACTACGTGGATCTGGGAAAAAGGATTAAGTATCCAACTCATTATTGTCAAGATCTTATGCATCCGGGGACAAGTGGACTTTTTAAAATACGCAGTGCTGTAATtcatatagaatcgggcgaaatcaacgcCCGTAtgcgtttttcgcttcaaaaccaccctaaatataagtatatatttcTTGAAGATTGACATGCACAAGTAGAATTTtcaataaaagcttaaaagggttttaaaaaatattcattagtttaaattttatgtcttgattatcacagttattttttaattgatgGTAAGGGCCTCTCCAAGAGGGAGTTGGAGACTCTGTTAAGAAGCTATGATGAAGGGTATATAAATTTCACTACTTTTTACATAATAattcgagggcttggcgcaaaactattgtatcttgttctttatttatatacacttacaatagttttgcaccaagccctcgaatTATGCACAGAATTTCAGAAAAGGACTACACAAAAGGGCCATAAGCActtttaaaatctcaccattttcaaggaattGTTAAATATCGTCGTTTTAATGCGAAAGTTAATTTTGCAGATGGCAGATAGCAAATGGTGTTCATTTTTAAAGGAGAGGGggaattttgacaatattttgatAACTCGTTCGTGTGCGGTAGTGCGGTAAAACATTATATCGGACAAGTAAATTGTTGCTAGAGATGCTGTTTGCTTACAAAGATTTCCTTGGTTTGGTAATATACTGCTAAATAGATAGTATGAGTAAAGAATGGATATGTGGAAAGACCAAACAAGCTGTAAAATTCTTTATGTATTACACAGctttgtataattattatatacagtTTGGAGTAGGAAAAGGTTGttcattttatacaaacttgTTTGAGACCATGGTTACGTACGGCCGTCTATGAACAAAACGGGCATATAGAACAAGATACAAGTTACAGGTCCAAACAATCCAAATGAACTGTCGAGTTTCAGATTGGAACTCTACAACCTTATGACGCAGAAAAAAATGATAGTCGTGCAATATGGGTCATTACTGGAGACTGTATTTCTAAAACTgcttacatttattttaatttcacgaGTCGCAACGGTGAAGGGCCAGAAACAGAGGAGCACGACGCCGACGCTGGTGGACTGGATCGGCAAGGTACGCAGATCCCACAGGTAAAATAACTGATCGTTTAACCACACAAAGGACATAGTTAACCAAACCTGATGATCAGACTTGATCTACCTTCTAAGTTAATGTATATAATACATTATTCGGTACTTACTAAACCCAATCGCTAGCATTTAAccgtaaaacattttacatataacCAAtacaatgattttgtaaagaaacagCAACTTTTCGATGCCTggttctatggctgtgtttggggtgttctgtgctttTGAAAAATCTACCcttaaattttatctttagaaaaaaaatcattttagctCCAAGAATTCGGCTTTTGTATTTCAGGCTTGTGGCTCGGGCGCAGCAAACCATGTGGGATCTGGGGAGACAAGACGCTTCCGGAGTGTGCTCTCCACTGCATTTCGACGCAGAGAGGTCAGGTATGTATGTTAATAACTGTATTAGCAGATCCACTTCATTGCAGAATCTTATCTACATAAAAACTTGTTTCAAAACGTTTAAAATATATTAGGGGAAAGGTTTTTCAAACGTTTGTGAGGGTGTGCGTGTCCAATATACTGGACAGTCACGTGGTTTAACCGCGAATTTCTGATTGTAATAGAAAATAGGCACATTGTATAGATCTTTTTTGAAAGTATTCATAACACAACATCGTAGATTTTATTTAAGCATCTCGATTCGTTAAGGAGGCCGATATTGAATCAACTAAAAACGAGATGATAAAATACTCTGGCAATAAAACTGATGgctttaaaataatatatgtgTTTAAATCACAGTTTTGACATCAGAAACAAGAAGGCAAGGAGGAACCTGCTTGGAAACGTAAGTTATTTATTCTATAGAGAAAATTAAAGTTCCTTGTAAAGGGTTCAGCTACCTACCCTCGAATGAATACTGTATTTAATAGACCATTTTCTACATACATACTTGAGGAAAGATGGCATAACGCCTTACAGAATCTTTCAGGCCCACTTATATGGATACAGTGCAAACCTATGTTCGTATGTGTATATCTTATTTTACTTGTATTCGCCAGTTGGTTTCAGTATGGACGACTCAAACAGGTTAATTATTTGATTCGTTGGAATATAATATCTCAgatgctttgtttgttttgggtttaacgccgtttttcaaaagtatttcagtcatgtaacggcgggcagttaacctaaccagtgttcctggattctgtaccagtacaaacctgttctccgcaagtttgtttgtttgttttgggtttaacgccgtttttcaacagtatttcagtcatgtaacggcgggcagttaacctaaccagtgttcctggattctgtaccagtacaaacctgttctccgcaagtaactgccaacttccccacatgaatcagatgtggaggactaatgatttcagacacaatgtcgtttatcaaataatcccAGATGCATCAGACGCTCAGATTTCAGGAGTTTCCTTGGTCCCTTGGTTTAGGCACCCATACAAGAAACTTTTATTTAAATTCTGTTGTTTAAGCAAGGAGCATGGGCTCGAAATCACGACCCCTGGTTCCGCAGTTGTATTTTCACTGTAACACTACGCctgtattataataaaatacattttgtatcgtTGTAAAAAAGTCACTGCTGCTCACTATGGTAAGTAAAAACAATTTTAGATTTTCAAAGTGTTATCGACTTTCACGCACGTAAAGACTCATCGTTCATGAAACACAGTTGATTGATATACGTCAGTAATCAGGTAAATACAGATAGAGTAATTtgattttatgtaaaagttaaaGCTAATATGAATGAACAAAGCTGTGCAATAACCTCAGGAGCGGCTCCGAATGATAAGTTGGCTGAATGATTAAGGTCGCTGGCTGGAATCACTTATCTCACCGATGTCGGCTCGaaaccattttattttcaaaattcgtCAAGTGAAGTATCCATCCAGTTGAGTTATGGGATcgtcggtggttctaaccagtTGCCCGTCCGTGCCTTAAAGAATGCATGTATGGGGCCTAATATTTTTcttgacaaaaaataaatttacaatatgaCTTTTTGTATAGATTCCTTCCTCCAATGAGCTAGGGATGGAATACAGTGATGAAGtaaaagtgattcgaagtcaccAATATAAATCAATTTAGCAGGAAGCTCCCTAGAAATTATCgactttatgaaaaaaatgttttaacaaatagtCTTTGTGAAATAGTTGATAGTtgatgtatttgttgatatttgacctaaaatcagtatatggtaatttcaatttagattgatttaatgaaagtgatttctttgctgcagtatcagcatcttcatttccataaataccaacatgactaggaatccaacagaatatgatggactttttaaaagatagttcatgaaccctgagaagaatgttttgaatgagaggattttctgtattacggttgtgtattgattgtaatacagaaagtga
The Mercenaria mercenaria strain notata chromosome 10, MADL_Memer_1, whole genome shotgun sequence genome window above contains:
- the LOC128546353 gene encoding uncharacterized protein LOC128546353 encodes the protein MTQKKMIVVQYGSLLETVFLKLLTFILISRVATVKGQKQRSTTPTLVDWIGKACGSGAANHVGSGETRRFRSVLSTAFRRREVSFDIRNKKARRNLLGNVMTTLESKEMAA